A single genomic interval of Nostoc commune NIES-4072 harbors:
- a CDS encoding restriction endonuclease subunit R, protein MVETLAAENVTLEQLILLYGLELVDSEEFFREWQDDLPELTSLEKQLLDQIKAGYINLRNYPPLLENTVNTIVLSPLLFIGKFYLPPFHLKLEKSIEIETQDKQTIIKGRIDFLLLNQKFWVTVIESKQVAYSVEAGLDQILAYMLAVPQSQDVVFGMITSGGSFMFIKLLKGHPPRYATSDIFDVRNRGNELYNVLQILKRISQLTFA, encoded by the coding sequence ATGGTTGAAACTCTTGCTGCGGAAAACGTCACACTTGAGCAACTAATATTGCTCTATGGATTAGAGTTAGTTGATTCGGAAGAATTCTTTCGAGAGTGGCAAGATGACCTACCAGAACTGACAAGCTTAGAAAAGCAGCTATTGGATCAAATAAAGGCAGGTTACATAAATTTACGAAACTATCCGCCTTTATTAGAAAATACAGTTAACACGATTGTTTTATCGCCACTGCTATTCATTGGCAAGTTTTATTTACCTCCTTTTCACCTCAAATTAGAGAAATCTATCGAGATTGAAACACAAGACAAGCAAACTATCATCAAAGGACGAATTGACTTCTTACTTTTAAATCAAAAATTCTGGGTAACAGTTATTGAGTCTAAACAGGTTGCTTATTCGGTAGAAGCAGGACTTGACCAAATTCTGGCATATATGCTGGCTGTTCCCCAGTCACAAGATGTAGTATTTGGCATGATTACTTCTGGTGGCAGTTTTATGTTCATTAAACTGCTTAAAGGTCATCCTCCTCGCTATGCCACTTCAGATATTTTTGATGTCCGTAACCGTGGTAATGAGTTATAT
- the map gene encoding type I methionyl aminopeptidase, whose product MKSELIVILSQRELDKMRQAGRLAAKLLQHLEQFVKPGVSTLELNDEAERWTQAHGAKSAPLGYKGYPKSICTSVNEVICHGIPNAKQILKEGDIINIDVTPIVEGYHGDTSKTFFVGTPSPKTRKLVEVTEECLRLGIAEVKPGARIGDIGAAIQEYAEAQGFSVVRDFVGHGISNIFHTAPDVPHYGTRGKGKRLRPGMVFTIEPMINEGTYEVEVLGDKWTAVTRDRKLSAQCEHTLAVTEDGVEILTLPEGENY is encoded by the coding sequence ATGAAAAGCGAACTAATTGTTATTTTATCCCAACGAGAATTAGACAAAATGCGTCAAGCTGGGCGTTTAGCAGCTAAACTTCTCCAGCATCTCGAACAGTTCGTGAAGCCAGGAGTTAGCACTCTTGAACTAAATGATGAAGCCGAACGTTGGACGCAAGCGCATGGAGCAAAAAGCGCACCCCTTGGCTATAAGGGCTATCCTAAATCTATTTGCACTAGTGTAAATGAGGTAATTTGTCACGGCATTCCCAATGCCAAGCAAATTCTCAAAGAAGGTGACATTATTAATATTGATGTAACGCCGATTGTTGAGGGTTATCACGGCGATACATCTAAGACATTCTTTGTCGGTACTCCTTCGCCAAAAACAAGAAAGCTTGTAGAGGTAACAGAAGAGTGTTTGCGTTTGGGTATTGCTGAAGTTAAACCTGGGGCCCGCATTGGAGACATTGGTGCAGCTATTCAAGAGTATGCTGAAGCACAAGGCTTTTCTGTAGTGCGAGATTTCGTTGGACACGGCATCAGTAACATTTTTCACACTGCGCCGGATGTTCCCCACTATGGCACACGGGGTAAGGGTAAGCGCCTCAGACCAGGGATGGTTTTTACTATTGAGCCAATGATTAACGAAGGTACTTACGAAGTCGAGGTTCTAGGCGATAAATGGACTGCGGTCACGCGCGATCGCAAGCTTTCTGCTCAATGTGAACATACACTAGCTGTAACTGAAGATGGCGTTGAAATCCTCACTCTACCTGAAGGCGAGAATTACTAA